The Bubalus kerabau isolate K-KA32 ecotype Philippines breed swamp buffalo chromosome X, PCC_UOA_SB_1v2, whole genome shotgun sequence genome has a segment encoding these proteins:
- the BCOR gene encoding BCL-6 corepressor isoform X2, whose product MLSATPLYGNVHSWMNSERVRMCGISDDRKIPVNDGDASKARLELREENPLNHNVVDATTAHRIDGLAALSMDRTGLIREGLRVPGNIVYSSLCGLGSEKGREAATTTLGGLGFSSERTPEMQFKPNTPETVEASAVSGKPPNGFSAIYKTPPGIQKSAVPTAETLGLDRPASDKQSPLNINGASYLRLPWVNPYMEGATPAIYPFLDSPNKYSLNMYKALLPQQSYGLAQPLYSPVCTNGERFLYLPPPHYVSPHIPSSLASPMRLSTPSASPAIPPLVHCTDKSLPWKMGVSPGNPVDSHSYPHIQNSKQPRVPSAKAVTSGLPGDTALLLPPSPRPSPRVHLPSQPTADTYSEFHKHYARISTSPSVTLSKPYMTVSSEFPAARLCSSKYPKAPEGAESAQPVPGHTRKTAGQDRKDGSSPPLLEKQTVTKDVTDKPLDLSSKVVDVDTSKADHMKKMAPTVLVHSRAGSGLVLSGSEIPKETLSPPGNGCAIYRSEIISTAPSSWVVPGPSPNEENNGKGLPLKNKALDWALPQQRSSSCPRMGATDTVVTNVSGSVSSAGRPASASPAPNATADGSKTSRGSVDTTPSVIQHVGQPPTTPAKHSGSTGSKGAKASNPEPSFKANENGLPPSSIFLSPNEAFRSPPIPYPRSYLPYPAPEGIAISPLSLHGKGPVYPHPVLLPSGSLFPGHLAPKPGLPYGLPTGRPEFVTYQDALGLGMVHPMLIPHTPIEITKEEKPERRSRSHERARYEDPSLRNRFSEILEASGTKLHPEVTTDKNLKPSPSWNQGKTVVKSDKLVYVDLLREEPDAKTEANTSKPGFTAESVGQSTEPSKPPAEPALQPHRDFVTLRDELGRINDFHDAYAFKQAPGQSVFNLSKENVPAGTNKENLAMPVSTPFLEPTPGSDGPAVTFGKTQEEPKPFCVGGAPPSVDATPTYTKDGADEAESTDGKVLKPKPSKLAKRIANSAGYVGDRFKCVTTELYADSSQLSREQRALQRAMMRFSELEMKEREGGHPPTKDSEVCKFSPTDWERLKGSQDKKPKSVALEEAIADQNDSERCDYSTGSKHDPFGAPEDKDVSVEKYFLDRQPVSDPSADQVTPDMPNSPTLRVDRKRKVSGDSSHTETTVEELPEDPLLKAKRRRVSKDDWPEREMTNSSSNHLEEPHYSELTNLKVCIELTGLHPKKQRHLLHLRERWEQQVSAAESKPGRQGRKEVTQAAQPEVAAQGNNISEEKPGRKRAEAKGNRTWSEESLKSSDSEQGLPVFSGSPPMSFSSTNLTGRKQSQPSCTAGSRLPAKQQKIKESQKTDVLCTDEEEDCQAASLLQRYPDNSEKPSGKRLCKTKHLIPQEPRRSLPLPGDYYVENADGKVTVRRFRKRPEPSSDYDLSPAKQDQKPLDRLQPLPPVSQTSQLPCSSSPPEATQSRPMPPEARRLIVNKNAGETLLQRAARLGYEEVVLYCLENKICDVNHRDNAGYCALHEACARGWLNIVRHLLEYGADVNCSAQDGTRPLHDAVENDHLEIVRLLLSYGADPTLATYSGRTIMKMTHSELMEKFLTDYLNDLQGRDDDDSSPNSNSNSNVSWDFYGSSVCEPDDESGYDVLANPPGPEDEDDDNDTCSDMFEFEFSESPLLPCYNVQVSVAQGPRNWLLLSDVLKKLKMSSRIFRCNFPNVEIVTIAEAEFYRQVSASLLFSCSKDLEAFNPESKELLDLVEFTNELQTLLGSSMEWLHPSDAGLDEHW is encoded by the exons ATGCTTTCAGCAACCCCCCTGTATGGGAACGTTCACAGCTGGATGAACAGCGAGAGGGTCCGCATGTGTGGGATCAGTGACGACAG GAAAATTCCCGTAAATGATGGTGACGCTTCAAAGGCCAGACTGGAACTAAGGGAAGAAAATCCCTTGAACCACAACGTG GTGGATGCAACCACAGCCCATCGGATCGATGGCCTGGCAGCGCTGAGCATGGACCGCACTGGCCTGATCCGGGAAGGACTGCGTGTCCCCGGAAACATCGTCTATTCTAGCTTGTGTGGACTGGGCTCAGAGAAAGGGCGGGAGGCTGCCACAACCACTCTAGGTGGTCTGGGGTTTTCTTCCGAAAGAACCCCAGAGATGCAGTTCAAACCGAATACACCCGAGACGGTGGAGGCCTCCGCTGTCTCTGGAAAGCCTCCGAATGGCTTCAGTGCTATATACAAAACACCACCAGGAATACAAAAAAGTGCTGTCCCCACGGCAGAAACTCTGGGCTTAGACAGGCCTGCCAGTGACAAACAGAGCCCGCTCAACATCAATGGTGCTAGTTACCTGCGGCTGCCCTGGGTCAATCCCTACATGGAGGGGGCCACGCCAGCCATCTACCCTTTCCTTGACTCGCCAAATAAGTATTCCCTGAACATGTACAAGGCCTTGCTACCTCAGCAGTCGTATGGCCTGGCCCAGCCGCTATATTCGCCAGTCTGCACCAACGGGGAGCGATTTCTCTACCTGCCGCCTCCTCACTACGTCAGTCCCCACATCCCATCGTCCCTGGCTTCCCCCATGAGGCTCTCGACGCCTTCCGCTTCTCCAGCCATCCCGCCTCTGGTCCACTGCACAGACAAAAGCCTGCCCTGGAAGATGGGTGTTAGTCCTGGGAACCCAGTCGATTCTCACTCATACCCCCACATCCAGAACAGTAAACAGCCTAGGGTGCCCTCCGCCAAGGCGGTCACCAGCGGCCTGCCAGGGGACACAGCTCTCCTGTTGCCCCCCTCGCCTCGGCCTTCACCCCGAGTCCACCTTCCCTCCCAGCCTACTGCGGACACCTACTCTGAATTCCACAAGCACTATGCCCGGATCTccacctcaccctctgtcaccctgtCAAAGCCATACATGACGGTCAGCAGCGAGTTTCCCGCGGCCAGGCTCTGCAGCAGCAAGTATCCAAAGGCTCCAGAAGGAGCCGAAAGTGCCCAGCCAGTTCCTGGGCACACTCGGAAAACAGCGGGTCAGGACAGAAAGGATGGCAGCTCACCTCCTCTGCTGGAGAAGCAGACGGTTACCAAAGACGTCACCGATAAGCCACTAGACTTGTCTTCTAAAGTGGTGGATGTAGACACTTCCAAAGCTGACCACATGAAGAAGATGGCACCCACCGTCCTGGTTCACAGCAGAGCTGGAAGTGGCCTAGTGCTCTCCGGAAGTGAGATTCCGAAAGAAACACTATCTCCTCCAGGAAACGGCTGTGCTATCTATAGATCTGAGATCATTAGCACGGCTCCCTCGTCCTGGGTGGTGCCTGGGCCAAGTCCTAACGAAGAGAACAATGGCAAAGGCCTGCCGCTGAAGAACAAGGCCTTGGACTGGGCCCTCCCACAGCAGCGCAGTTCTTCGTGTCCCCGCATGGGCGCCACCGACACCGTGGTCACTAATGTGTCTGGCTCAGTGTCCAGCGCCGGCCGCCCAGCCTCTGCATCTCCAGCCCCAAACGCCACTGCTGATGGCAGCAAGACCAGCAGGGGCTCCGTGGACACCACACCGTCTGTCATCCAGCATGTGGGCCAGCCCCCGACCACGCCTGCCAAGCACAGCGGCAGCACCGGCAGCAAGGGCGCCAAAGCCAGCAACCCAGAGCCAAGCTTCAAAGCAAATGAGAACGGGCTCCCACCAAGCTCGATATTTCTCTCTCCAAATGAGGCGTTCAGGTCCCCACCAATTCCCTACCCCAGGAGTTACCTCCCTTACCCAGCACCCGAAGGCATTGCCATAAGTCCCCTCTCCTTGCATGGCAAAGGCCCTGTCTACCCTCACCCGGTGTTGTTGCCCAGTGGCAGTCTCTTTCCTGGGCACCTCGCCCCAAAGCCTGGACTGCCCTACGGGCTGCCCACAGGCCGGCCGGAGTTCGTGACCTACCAGGACGCGCTGGGGTTGGGCATGGTGCATCCCATGTTAATACCTCACACACCCATTGAGATCACTAAAGAGGAGAAACCGGAGAGGAGGTCCCGGTCCCATGAGAGGGCCCGCTACGAGGACCCAAGCCTCCGAAACAGGTTTTCCGAGATACTCGAAGCTAGTGGCACCAAGTTACATCCAGAAGTCACCACGGACAAGAACCTCAAGCCCAGCCCTAGCTGGAATCAAGGGAAGACCGTCGTTAAGAGTGACAAGCTTGTCTATGTAGACCTCCTCCGGGAAGAGCCCGACGCAAAAACTGAAGCCAACACGTCCAAACCCGGCTTCACAGCTGAGAGTGTCGGCCAGAGCACGGAGCCCAGCAAACCCCCAGCTGAGCCGGCCCTGCAGCCCCACCGGGATTTCGTCACCCTCAGAGACGAGCTGGGGCGCATCAATGACTTCCACGACGCCTATGCTTTCAAACAGGCTCCGGGCCAGTCCGTTTTCAACTTAAGCAAGGAGAATGTTCCAGCGGGAACCAACAAGGAGAACCTGGCAATGCCGGTCTCCACTCCGTTCCTGGAGCCGACCCCGGGGAGCGATGGCCCTGCGGTCACTTTCGGGAAAACCCAAGAGGAACCCAAACCATTTTGCGTGGGCGGTGCCCCACCGAGCGTGGACGCCACCCCCACCTATACCAAAGATGGAGCCGATGAGGCAGAATCAACTGATGGCAAAGTTCTGAAACCAAAGCCATCTAAGCTGGCAAAGAGAATCGCCAACTCTGCTGGTTACGTGGGTGACCGGTTCAAGTGTGTCACTACCGAACTGTATGCCGATTCCAGTCAGCTCAGCCGGGAGCAGCGGGCATTGCAG CGTGCAATGATGCGCTTCTCAGAGTTGGAGATGAAAGAGCGAGAAGGTGGCCACCCCCCAACCAAGGACTCCGAGGTGTGCAAATTCAGCCCCACtgactgggaaaggttgaaaggaaGTCAGGACAAAAAGCCAAAGTCGGtcgccctggaggaggccattgCCGACCAGAACGACAGTGAGAGAT gcgaTTATAGTACCGGAAGCAAACACGACCCCTTTGGAGCTCCAGAGGACAAAGATGTATCCGTGGAGAAATACTTCCTGGACCGGCAGCCGGTGAGCGATCCCTCCGCCGACCAGGTCACCCCAGACATGCCGAACAGCCCCACCCTCCGCGTGGACAGAAAGCGCAAGGTCTCAGGGGACAGCAGCCACACTGAGACCACTGTGGAAGAGCTCCCTGAGGACCCGCTGCTGAAAGCCAAGCGAAGACGGGTCTCCAAAG ATGACTGGCCTGAGAGGGAAATGACAAACAGTTCCTCTAACCACTTAGAAGAGCCACATTATAGTGAGCTGACCAACCTGAAGGTGTGCATTGAATTAACAGGGCTCCATCCCAAAAAGCAACGCCACTTGCTGCACCTTAGAGAACGGTGGGAGCAGCAGGTGTCGGCAGCAGAGAGCAAACCTGGCCGGCAGGGCAGGAAGGAAGTGACCCAGGCAGCTCAGCCTGAGGTTGCCGCCCAGGGCAATAACATCTCCGAAGAGAAACCTGGCAGGAAAAGGGCAGAAGCCAAAGGCAACAGAACCTGGTCGGAAGAGTCCCTCAAATCCAGTGACAGTGAACAAG GTTTGCCTGTGTTCTCCGGCTCTCCGCCCATGAGCTTTTCATCCACCAATTTAACCGGCAGAAAGCAGAGTCAGCCAAGCTGTACGGCAGGCTCGAGGCTGCCTGCCAAACAGCAGAAAATTAAAGAAAGCCAGAAGACAGATGTGCTGTGCACGGACGAAGAGGAGGATTGCCAGGCTGCCTCCCTGCTGCAGAGATACCCCGACAACAGCGAGAAACCATCCGGGAAGCGACTGTGCAAAACCAAGCATTTGATCCCGCAGGAGCCCAGGCGGAGCTTGCCGCTGCCAGGGGACTACTACGTGGAGAATGCCGATGGCAAG GTGACCGTCCGGAGATTCCGAAAGCGGCCCGAGCCCAGTTCTGACTATGATCTGTCACCGGCCAAGCAAGACCAGAAGCCCCTGGACCGTTTGCAACCACTGCCACCAGTTTCGCAGACGTCACAGCTGCCCTGCTCAAGCTCTCCGCCGGAGGCCACCCAGTCCCGCCCAATGCCACCAGAAGCGCGGAGGCTTATTGTCAATAAGAATGCAGGCGAGACGCTCCTGCAGCGGGCTGCCCGGCTGGGCTACGAG GAAGTGGTCTTGTACTGCCTGGAGAATAAGATTTGTGATGTGAACCATCGAGACAACGCGGGTTACTGTGCCCTGCATGAAGCTTGTGCAAGGGGATGGCTCAATATTGTACGACACCTCCTTGAATATGGCGCTGATGTCAACTGCAGTGCCCAGGATGGGACCAG GCCTCTCCACGATGCCGTCGAGAACGATCACTTGGAAATTGTCCGCTTGCTCCTCTCCTATGGTGCTGACCCCACCCTGGCGACGTACTCAGGTAGAACCATCATGAAAATGACCCACAGCGAACTTATGGAAAAGTTCTTAACAG atTATTTAAACGACCTGCAGGGTCGCGATGATGATGACAGCAGCCCCAATAGCAATAGCAACAGCAATGTCTCTTGGGATTTCTATGGCAGCTCTGTGTGTG AACCAGATGATGAAAGTGGTTATGACGTTTTAGCAAACCCCCCTGGACCAGAGGACGAGGACGATGATAATGACACCTGCAGCGACATGTTTGAATTCGAGTTCTCAGAAAGCCCCCTCTTGCCGTGTTACAATGTCCAAGTGTCCGTCGCTCAAGG GCCTCGGAACTGGCTATTGCTTTCAGACGTGCTCAAGAAATTGAAAATGTCCTCCCGCATATTTCGCTGCAATTTCCCAAATGTGGAAATTGTCACCATTGCGGAGGCTGAGTTCTACCGGCAAGTGTCAGCTAGCCTCTTATTCTCATGCTCCAAAGACCTAGAAGCCTTTAATCCTGAAAGCAAGGAGCTCTTAGATCTGGTGGAGTTCACCAACGAGCTTCAGACTCTGCTGGGCTCATCCATGGAGTGGCTGCACCCCAGCGACGCGGGCTTAGACGAGCACTGGTGA
- the BCOR gene encoding BCL-6 corepressor isoform X3: MLSATPLYGNVHSWMNSERVRMCGISDDRKIPVNDGDASKARLELREENPLNHNVVDATTAHRIDGLAALSMDRTGLIREGLRVPGNIVYSSLCGLGSEKGREAATTTLGGLGFSSERTPEMQFKPNTPETVEASAVSGKPPNGFSAIYKTPPGIQKSAVPTAETLGLDRPASDKQSPLNINGASYLRLPWVNPYMEGATPAIYPFLDSPNKYSLNMYKALLPQQSYGLAQPLYSPVCTNGERFLYLPPPHYVSPHIPSSLASPMRLSTPSASPAIPPLVHCTDKSLPWKMGVSPGNPVDSHSYPHIQNSKQPRVPSAKAVTSGLPGDTALLLPPSPRPSPRVHLPSQPTADTYSEFHKHYARISTSPSVTLSKPYMTVSSEFPAARLCSSKYPKAPEGAESAQPVPGHTRKTAGQDRKDGSSPPLLEKQTVTKDVTDKPLDLSSKVVDVDTSKADHMKKMAPTVLVHSRAGSGLVLSGSEIPKETLSPPGNGCAIYRSEIISTAPSSWVVPGPSPNEENNGKGLPLKNKALDWALPQQRSSSCPRMGATDTVVTNVSGSVSSAGRPASASPAPNATADGSKTSRGSVDTTPSVIQHVGQPPTTPAKHSGSTGSKGAKASNPEPSFKANENGLPPSSIFLSPNEAFRSPPIPYPRSYLPYPAPEGIAISPLSLHGKGPVYPHPVLLPSGSLFPGHLAPKPGLPYGLPTGRPEFVTYQDALGLGMVHPMLIPHTPIEITKEEKPERRSRSHERARYEDPSLRNRFSEILEASGTKLHPEVTTDKNLKPSPSWNQGKTVVKSDKLVYVDLLREEPDAKTEANTSKPGFTAESVGQSTEPSKPPAEPALQPHRDFVTLRDELGRINDFHDAYAFKQAPGQSVFNLSKENVPAGTNKENLAMPVSTPFLEPTPGSDGPAVTFGKTQEEPKPFCVGGAPPSVDATPTYTKDGADEAESTDGKVLKPKPSKLAKRIANSAGYVGDRFKCVTTELYADSSQLSREQRALQMEGLQEDSILCLPAAYCERAMMRFSELEMKEREGGHPPTKDSEVCKFSPTDWERLKGSQDKKPKSVALEEAIADQNDSERCDYSTGSKHDPFGAPEDKDVSVEKYFLDRQPVSDPSADQVTPDMPNSPTLRVDRKRKVSGDSSHTETTVEELPEDPLLKAKRRRVSKGLHPKKQRHLLHLRERWEQQVSAAESKPGRQGRKEVTQAAQPEVAAQGNNISEEKPGRKRAEAKGNRTWSEESLKSSDSEQGLPVFSGSPPMSFSSTNLTGRKQSQPSCTAGSRLPAKQQKIKESQKTDVLCTDEEEDCQAASLLQRYPDNSEKPSGKRLCKTKHLIPQEPRRSLPLPGDYYVENADGKVTVRRFRKRPEPSSDYDLSPAKQDQKPLDRLQPLPPVSQTSQLPCSSSPPEATQSRPMPPEARRLIVNKNAGETLLQRAARLGYEEVVLYCLENKICDVNHRDNAGYCALHEACARGWLNIVRHLLEYGADVNCSAQDGTRPLHDAVENDHLEIVRLLLSYGADPTLATYSGRTIMKMTHSELMEKFLTDYLNDLQGRDDDDSSPNSNSNSNVSWDFYGSSVCEPDDESGYDVLANPPGPEDEDDDNDTCSDMFEFEFSESPLLPCYNVQVSVAQGPRNWLLLSDVLKKLKMSSRIFRCNFPNVEIVTIAEAEFYRQVSASLLFSCSKDLEAFNPESKELLDLVEFTNELQTLLGSSMEWLHPSDAGLDEHW, translated from the exons ATGCTTTCAGCAACCCCCCTGTATGGGAACGTTCACAGCTGGATGAACAGCGAGAGGGTCCGCATGTGTGGGATCAGTGACGACAG GAAAATTCCCGTAAATGATGGTGACGCTTCAAAGGCCAGACTGGAACTAAGGGAAGAAAATCCCTTGAACCACAACGTG GTGGATGCAACCACAGCCCATCGGATCGATGGCCTGGCAGCGCTGAGCATGGACCGCACTGGCCTGATCCGGGAAGGACTGCGTGTCCCCGGAAACATCGTCTATTCTAGCTTGTGTGGACTGGGCTCAGAGAAAGGGCGGGAGGCTGCCACAACCACTCTAGGTGGTCTGGGGTTTTCTTCCGAAAGAACCCCAGAGATGCAGTTCAAACCGAATACACCCGAGACGGTGGAGGCCTCCGCTGTCTCTGGAAAGCCTCCGAATGGCTTCAGTGCTATATACAAAACACCACCAGGAATACAAAAAAGTGCTGTCCCCACGGCAGAAACTCTGGGCTTAGACAGGCCTGCCAGTGACAAACAGAGCCCGCTCAACATCAATGGTGCTAGTTACCTGCGGCTGCCCTGGGTCAATCCCTACATGGAGGGGGCCACGCCAGCCATCTACCCTTTCCTTGACTCGCCAAATAAGTATTCCCTGAACATGTACAAGGCCTTGCTACCTCAGCAGTCGTATGGCCTGGCCCAGCCGCTATATTCGCCAGTCTGCACCAACGGGGAGCGATTTCTCTACCTGCCGCCTCCTCACTACGTCAGTCCCCACATCCCATCGTCCCTGGCTTCCCCCATGAGGCTCTCGACGCCTTCCGCTTCTCCAGCCATCCCGCCTCTGGTCCACTGCACAGACAAAAGCCTGCCCTGGAAGATGGGTGTTAGTCCTGGGAACCCAGTCGATTCTCACTCATACCCCCACATCCAGAACAGTAAACAGCCTAGGGTGCCCTCCGCCAAGGCGGTCACCAGCGGCCTGCCAGGGGACACAGCTCTCCTGTTGCCCCCCTCGCCTCGGCCTTCACCCCGAGTCCACCTTCCCTCCCAGCCTACTGCGGACACCTACTCTGAATTCCACAAGCACTATGCCCGGATCTccacctcaccctctgtcaccctgtCAAAGCCATACATGACGGTCAGCAGCGAGTTTCCCGCGGCCAGGCTCTGCAGCAGCAAGTATCCAAAGGCTCCAGAAGGAGCCGAAAGTGCCCAGCCAGTTCCTGGGCACACTCGGAAAACAGCGGGTCAGGACAGAAAGGATGGCAGCTCACCTCCTCTGCTGGAGAAGCAGACGGTTACCAAAGACGTCACCGATAAGCCACTAGACTTGTCTTCTAAAGTGGTGGATGTAGACACTTCCAAAGCTGACCACATGAAGAAGATGGCACCCACCGTCCTGGTTCACAGCAGAGCTGGAAGTGGCCTAGTGCTCTCCGGAAGTGAGATTCCGAAAGAAACACTATCTCCTCCAGGAAACGGCTGTGCTATCTATAGATCTGAGATCATTAGCACGGCTCCCTCGTCCTGGGTGGTGCCTGGGCCAAGTCCTAACGAAGAGAACAATGGCAAAGGCCTGCCGCTGAAGAACAAGGCCTTGGACTGGGCCCTCCCACAGCAGCGCAGTTCTTCGTGTCCCCGCATGGGCGCCACCGACACCGTGGTCACTAATGTGTCTGGCTCAGTGTCCAGCGCCGGCCGCCCAGCCTCTGCATCTCCAGCCCCAAACGCCACTGCTGATGGCAGCAAGACCAGCAGGGGCTCCGTGGACACCACACCGTCTGTCATCCAGCATGTGGGCCAGCCCCCGACCACGCCTGCCAAGCACAGCGGCAGCACCGGCAGCAAGGGCGCCAAAGCCAGCAACCCAGAGCCAAGCTTCAAAGCAAATGAGAACGGGCTCCCACCAAGCTCGATATTTCTCTCTCCAAATGAGGCGTTCAGGTCCCCACCAATTCCCTACCCCAGGAGTTACCTCCCTTACCCAGCACCCGAAGGCATTGCCATAAGTCCCCTCTCCTTGCATGGCAAAGGCCCTGTCTACCCTCACCCGGTGTTGTTGCCCAGTGGCAGTCTCTTTCCTGGGCACCTCGCCCCAAAGCCTGGACTGCCCTACGGGCTGCCCACAGGCCGGCCGGAGTTCGTGACCTACCAGGACGCGCTGGGGTTGGGCATGGTGCATCCCATGTTAATACCTCACACACCCATTGAGATCACTAAAGAGGAGAAACCGGAGAGGAGGTCCCGGTCCCATGAGAGGGCCCGCTACGAGGACCCAAGCCTCCGAAACAGGTTTTCCGAGATACTCGAAGCTAGTGGCACCAAGTTACATCCAGAAGTCACCACGGACAAGAACCTCAAGCCCAGCCCTAGCTGGAATCAAGGGAAGACCGTCGTTAAGAGTGACAAGCTTGTCTATGTAGACCTCCTCCGGGAAGAGCCCGACGCAAAAACTGAAGCCAACACGTCCAAACCCGGCTTCACAGCTGAGAGTGTCGGCCAGAGCACGGAGCCCAGCAAACCCCCAGCTGAGCCGGCCCTGCAGCCCCACCGGGATTTCGTCACCCTCAGAGACGAGCTGGGGCGCATCAATGACTTCCACGACGCCTATGCTTTCAAACAGGCTCCGGGCCAGTCCGTTTTCAACTTAAGCAAGGAGAATGTTCCAGCGGGAACCAACAAGGAGAACCTGGCAATGCCGGTCTCCACTCCGTTCCTGGAGCCGACCCCGGGGAGCGATGGCCCTGCGGTCACTTTCGGGAAAACCCAAGAGGAACCCAAACCATTTTGCGTGGGCGGTGCCCCACCGAGCGTGGACGCCACCCCCACCTATACCAAAGATGGAGCCGATGAGGCAGAATCAACTGATGGCAAAGTTCTGAAACCAAAGCCATCTAAGCTGGCAAAGAGAATCGCCAACTCTGCTGGTTACGTGGGTGACCGGTTCAAGTGTGTCACTACCGAACTGTATGCCGATTCCAGTCAGCTCAGCCGGGAGCAGCGGGCATTGCAG ATGGAAGGATTACAAGAGGACAGTATTTTATGTCTACCCGCTGCTTACTGTGAG CGTGCAATGATGCGCTTCTCAGAGTTGGAGATGAAAGAGCGAGAAGGTGGCCACCCCCCAACCAAGGACTCCGAGGTGTGCAAATTCAGCCCCACtgactgggaaaggttgaaaggaaGTCAGGACAAAAAGCCAAAGTCGGtcgccctggaggaggccattgCCGACCAGAACGACAGTGAGAGAT gcgaTTATAGTACCGGAAGCAAACACGACCCCTTTGGAGCTCCAGAGGACAAAGATGTATCCGTGGAGAAATACTTCCTGGACCGGCAGCCGGTGAGCGATCCCTCCGCCGACCAGGTCACCCCAGACATGCCGAACAGCCCCACCCTCCGCGTGGACAGAAAGCGCAAGGTCTCAGGGGACAGCAGCCACACTGAGACCACTGTGGAAGAGCTCCCTGAGGACCCGCTGCTGAAAGCCAAGCGAAGACGGGTCTCCAAAG GGCTCCATCCCAAAAAGCAACGCCACTTGCTGCACCTTAGAGAACGGTGGGAGCAGCAGGTGTCGGCAGCAGAGAGCAAACCTGGCCGGCAGGGCAGGAAGGAAGTGACCCAGGCAGCTCAGCCTGAGGTTGCCGCCCAGGGCAATAACATCTCCGAAGAGAAACCTGGCAGGAAAAGGGCAGAAGCCAAAGGCAACAGAACCTGGTCGGAAGAGTCCCTCAAATCCAGTGACAGTGAACAAG GTTTGCCTGTGTTCTCCGGCTCTCCGCCCATGAGCTTTTCATCCACCAATTTAACCGGCAGAAAGCAGAGTCAGCCAAGCTGTACGGCAGGCTCGAGGCTGCCTGCCAAACAGCAGAAAATTAAAGAAAGCCAGAAGACAGATGTGCTGTGCACGGACGAAGAGGAGGATTGCCAGGCTGCCTCCCTGCTGCAGAGATACCCCGACAACAGCGAGAAACCATCCGGGAAGCGACTGTGCAAAACCAAGCATTTGATCCCGCAGGAGCCCAGGCGGAGCTTGCCGCTGCCAGGGGACTACTACGTGGAGAATGCCGATGGCAAG GTGACCGTCCGGAGATTCCGAAAGCGGCCCGAGCCCAGTTCTGACTATGATCTGTCACCGGCCAAGCAAGACCAGAAGCCCCTGGACCGTTTGCAACCACTGCCACCAGTTTCGCAGACGTCACAGCTGCCCTGCTCAAGCTCTCCGCCGGAGGCCACCCAGTCCCGCCCAATGCCACCAGAAGCGCGGAGGCTTATTGTCAATAAGAATGCAGGCGAGACGCTCCTGCAGCGGGCTGCCCGGCTGGGCTACGAG GAAGTGGTCTTGTACTGCCTGGAGAATAAGATTTGTGATGTGAACCATCGAGACAACGCGGGTTACTGTGCCCTGCATGAAGCTTGTGCAAGGGGATGGCTCAATATTGTACGACACCTCCTTGAATATGGCGCTGATGTCAACTGCAGTGCCCAGGATGGGACCAG GCCTCTCCACGATGCCGTCGAGAACGATCACTTGGAAATTGTCCGCTTGCTCCTCTCCTATGGTGCTGACCCCACCCTGGCGACGTACTCAGGTAGAACCATCATGAAAATGACCCACAGCGAACTTATGGAAAAGTTCTTAACAG atTATTTAAACGACCTGCAGGGTCGCGATGATGATGACAGCAGCCCCAATAGCAATAGCAACAGCAATGTCTCTTGGGATTTCTATGGCAGCTCTGTGTGTG AACCAGATGATGAAAGTGGTTATGACGTTTTAGCAAACCCCCCTGGACCAGAGGACGAGGACGATGATAATGACACCTGCAGCGACATGTTTGAATTCGAGTTCTCAGAAAGCCCCCTCTTGCCGTGTTACAATGTCCAAGTGTCCGTCGCTCAAGG GCCTCGGAACTGGCTATTGCTTTCAGACGTGCTCAAGAAATTGAAAATGTCCTCCCGCATATTTCGCTGCAATTTCCCAAATGTGGAAATTGTCACCATTGCGGAGGCTGAGTTCTACCGGCAAGTGTCAGCTAGCCTCTTATTCTCATGCTCCAAAGACCTAGAAGCCTTTAATCCTGAAAGCAAGGAGCTCTTAGATCTGGTGGAGTTCACCAACGAGCTTCAGACTCTGCTGGGCTCATCCATGGAGTGGCTGCACCCCAGCGACGCGGGCTTAGACGAGCACTGGTGA